The window GTTCAAAGGAATAATATAATATAACTAAAAGTTGAGAGTGATTTCTCTTTTAATTCCTTATTTATAGTCTTTAAGGTTTATTTAAACTACCCATTCACAAAGAGGTGTGATATTGAATCTGACGCTCAGGTACTGGCTCTTTTTTGTAATTGACTCATTGATCGTTCTTTTCGCCATTTTTATAAGTCATTGGCTGGTGAATAACTCGACGACTTTAGACTCTATCATTGCGATTAGCTCCGTTTCGCTGCTAATCACGCATCATATCATGGCCTATTTTTTTCACCTTTATAATCGAATATGGAGTGTCGCATCTGTGAATGAGCTCTTAAATATTGGCTATTTGGTTACGATTTGTATCCTGATAACGAGCTTCATCCAATGGATCATTCAAGGCGATGCCTACTTAAAAGTAATGTTCATTACCTGGTTATTACATATTGTGCTGATTGGCGGGTCACGCTTCTTATTAAGATTGTTCCACGATTTTCGCGGCATGGTAAAACCACAAAATAATATAAAAAGAGTCCTGATTGTTGGGGCAGGTGAAGCTGGTACGCTACTCATCCGGAGCATAAAAAGACATGTCAAGCCTGAATATTTAGTGGTCGCCATAGTGGATGATAATCCCAATAAGCAAAACTTGACGCTAATGGATGTAAAGGTGTGTGGAACAACAAAAGAGATACCGGAAATTGTTCAGGAGAAGAATATCGATGAAATCATTCTAGCCATACCTTCGTTGGGAAAAGAAGAAATGAGCAAATTATATGCCCTTTGCGTGAATACAAATGCAACCATAAAAACGATGCCCAAGATTGAAGATATTGTCATGGGCAAATATAAGGTCAATGATATCCAAGAGATCAACTTCGAGCACTTGCTTGGCCGAGAAGAAGTAAAGCTGAATATGGAGGCAATATCCAACAAGCTCCTAAATAAAGTCATTCTTGTTTCGGGTGCCGGGGGATCCATAGGCTCCGAAATATGTAGACAAGTTGTGCAATTTCAACCAAGAGAAATTATCCTTCTAGGCCATGGAGAAAACTCCATCTATAACATTCATATGGAACTACTAGAAAAGGTGGGAGAAAAACAGATTCAGCTTCTTCCGATCATTGCGGATATACAGGATCGTGAAAAAATCTTTGAAGTGATAGAACACTATCGTCCGGATTT is drawn from Lysinibacillus sp. SGAir0095 and contains these coding sequences:
- a CDS encoding nucleoside-diphosphate sugar epimerase/dehydratase, which encodes MNELLNIGYLVTICILITSFIQWIIQGDAYLKVMFITWLLHIVLIGGSRFLLRLFHDFRGMVKPQNNIKRVLIVGAGEAGTLLIRSIKRHVKPEYLVVAIVDDNPNKQNLTLMDVKVCGTTKEIPEIVQEKNIDEIILAIPSLGKEEMSKLYALCVNTNATIKTMPKIEDIVMGKYKVNDIQEINFEHLLGREEVKLNMEAISNKLLNKVILVSGAGGSIGSEICRQVVQFQPREIILLGHGENSIYNIHMELLEKVGEKQIQLLPIIADIQDREKIFEVIEHYRPDFIYHAAAHKHVPLMELNPREAVKNNIFGTKNIADAAHAFHVENFVMISSDKAVNPTNVMGATKRIAEMIIQNLAIFSDTNFTAVRFGNVLGSRGSVVPRFRSQIIAGGPVTVTHPEMTRYFMTIPEASRLVIQAGALAQGGEVFVLDMGEPIKIVDLAKNLIKLCGYTEKDIAIQYSGIRPGEKLYEELLNEEEIQEQHVYPKIHVGKAHAMRPDILAEFLNELDILEVEEMKAKVIDVANGNWTNTSLQPRTIA